The stretch of DNA agcGCGAAACGTAAGCGGTTATCTCCTTCGAATGATTCACAGTATTTGTGGAAAGACAAATTttgaaaatcaatcaaataatGGAAAACGATGTTATCTTTTATCTGCAAGGGATATGCTCATGTGAGATCAGCCCGAAGCCTGCTATACGACAGACACTTCGTtgttaatatttcatttattgtgtatAAGCCATTAGAATATCGAATTAATGAATTCTagaatatgtaaatatatatatgtatagaaaCGGCTACATCGTAACACCAAGTGCTTTCCAAACATGTTCAAAACATTCATAAtcatttttagtttaagactaacatacatacactACAGCttaagtgagtgtgtgtgtgtatgtgcatggaTGATCCACATTTAAACAcatattaaaatttgtttgtttaacgAACATTATACAACCACACCTTTGGAGGGCTTGGCACCCAGTATATCCGAAAGCTTTTGCTGATAGGAAGCCAATAAATTGGCGTCGGTTATGCTGTAGGCCTTGCAGGACAAGTGCAAAGCGTTGAGCAGCTGCATCTCAGAAAATTTTGTGCCACGTTCCAGCAGTGCATTCAGTATTTCCTGGGTGAAGGGAAAATGTTTAACACAGGTGTCTCAGCATATTTGTCTCTCACTTACGTCTGGCTCCATGCAGAGCAACTCGTAGAAATTCTTAGCCTGATCCAAAGCCACTTCCCTCGATGCTGTTATGTTGCTTAACGTCTGCTGCAGGGCAATCGAGTTCCTGCACATGCGCTGCACGGTGATTTGGTCAATGTGCTCCAAGTAGTTGGATGCTTGGATAAGTATGCGCGATGCTAGATGTGCTAGACCCTCAAAAATGTActaaaaaaagaataaatgcATTAGATGGAAGATAAGAGGGAGATACGGAACCTACCCTGGTTTTTCGCGGATGCAGAGTAGCACTGAAGGCTTCATCCATCTCGGAGAGTCGCTTGGTCAGCACCTGCACTTGACGATCCGGCTCAAGAATGTCGTCCTTGGAACCCACGTAGCTGTTGGTCCTTACACTGGATTTGGATCGCAAGTAATGGAAGCATTGGACCCGAACCTCCAAATGCAGCACAAGCAGACATGTGTTTGCCAGCTCATCGAACTCCAGAGCCAAGTTGGTCATCACTTTGATCGTTCCATCCTTGACGGTTATATCGGCGCTGCATTCAGCCGGAACCGAGTTCAGTCCGTTTACCATAGGCCGACGTAGGTCGTTGGCAAACTCTGAAACGCGGCAGGAAAACCATTCCATACTCTCTTGAAGGATGGCCAACTCCTTGAGCACACTGATCTCCACCAAAATCTCCTGCTGGGTGATGCCACCCTCGCCCAAATTACTGGTTAGCATTTCTGCCTCACGAATGTTtcgctgctgcacctgcaggGGACTCTCCTCCTCTGAGGGCTCGAAGCTTCCTCGCTGCAGCTTGCGATTGCTCCGCGACCTCTGGCTAGAGGTCTTAAGGTCCGTCCAGTTGGGTAATGTCCtaaaagaagagcaaacagttgcatgaatatgcaaaaatcaatcCTAAACCTGGTTTCATTACTTTAAGAATCGGCTTATGTCTTCGTCTTTAAGCCAGGCCACACTGTAGATTCTTTTGTCCTCCGAGTCTGGCTGGACTATCCCTCTGTAGGCGCCCTGGCATATCTCCCGGTACGCCTTCAGCAGCGCACACACCATCTTGAGCAGGTCTTCCGAATAACAAGGCAAGTCGTGGATGAGGCTTTTCGTCTCCATAAGTCGCCGCTCGACCATCACAGTCGACTGTAGGAGAGGTCTACTCAAGTTCAGTGCCTTCATTTCCTCGGGACTAATGATCGTCCGCCAGGCGTCTTGGTTTTTCGACAACGATTCAATGGTAAGCTGCAAGTTTCGGTTGTGGCCCTTCGACAGGAAAGAATCCTTTATATAATTGTCCACAAAGTCGTGAAGACTGCACGGTTGACTGGAAGCAAAGCACAGAATGTGAATATAACGCATCTTATGGTGCTGCGCACCGCACACCTACCCTGGCTTGCACTTCATAAAGTTTTCTATCTCCTTGATATATCCCATTAGAGGTAAGTAAACTTTGGTTATAATGTTTTGATCGGGGGTGCAGATCATCAGCTTCTCCCGCTGCTTCTTCTCGTGGGGAAAGAGGCCGCTCGTGGAGCccttgccgctgccacccAATTGAGCGGACAGATTATCATCAACAGAGGCATCCGAGGCGTTGCGACGATGCTCCTTAAACGgttcattgttgctgctgctgctgccgctgctccctACGTGCGAGGACTTGTCAAACTTGAACATTGATCTCTTCGCGCTGGGCACTTTGCGCCTTAGGAAGTATGAGTTTATGTTGCTGGTTGGCTCCGTAAACCCTGTCTGGGCACTCTCATCCGATGCTGCATTCTGTATATCCAAATAGTCGGTGAGCAACAGTTGCAACTATTAAATATGGAGAAGAGTTTCTAAGAGTTAGCATAAAGCTCAAAACATTTATCGGGCGAGTACTAACCACTGACTGGGCTTGCGCCCAAAAGTCCGTCAAGTCGTAGGGCTGTGGCCCGACTACTGAATATTTCTGCCCCACAGACAAATAGTTCTTTAGTAGCAGCGTGTGCGTCTTGGCAATGGCCTTGAATTGCTTGAAAATTATCTCCAGTAGCATCAGCAGCGGGTTGGAGTctccagtggctgtggcactcaGCGACAActggtgtgttgtgtggcgcACCACGTTGAGCAGCTCCGTTTGTATTTGAACGCGAAGCGACTCCAGGGAATCGGGCACCTTGTGCAGCATGCCGAATGACTCCACAATAATGGCAACGAAGTAGCTCATGCTTAGCTCCGGGTATATCAGGTCTGCATCCTCAATAATTTCGGCCTTGTCTAGATCGAAGCACTGGGCCATTTCGGCAAGTGCTTTGCGAACACGAGCATTGGCTTCGATGCGATCTGTGGAGCGGCGAGCTCCTATTCCCCGCGTGAAGCTGGAGTTAAGGCGACTGGAATTGCTACGCTGAAACGAGGAGAACGCTTCATTGGCCGAATTCGTGTAGACCTGGGTGACCAACTCCTCGTGCAGCCGCTGATAAAGCTGCTGACGACGCGTCTGCAGGTCTGCCCGCAAGTCGGACAGGCCCTCGACAGCCTGCAGAGGGCCATTGAGCGTGGCTAGTGCATCCGTTAGCGCCTTGCTGGCATGCAAATACTGACGCTTGGCGGTGTAGCTAACCACACGCTGGGGGACCTTTCGCAGCTCCTGACTATAAGTAGAGGAATGATATTAAATCCGTTGAGTGTAAAAGTGGATAATCTTACATTTGCTCCAACATTTCCAGCACGTATTTGTGCTGAACTGCGTCTGTCCACATCTTCTTAAGCTCGTCACGCCGACACTGGAGCAATCGCTTGCAGGCACCCAGGTTCTCCTTCACGGCATGTATTCGCTCCCTGCTGGCTGTCACCTCTGTGGACACCTGGCTGAAGAGTGGCAGTACTAGTGTGAGCTGCTGGTCATGGCGAGACACCAGTTCGTTGAGGCGCAGGTCTGAGCGCTTGAATTCCTGCTCAATTTTCAGCTTCTCCTTCTGACGCTCCTCAGTCGTCTCGCTGAATCCAAGGGATTTGATGACGTTGACCAGAAAGCCACAACCTGCGGACTACACAAGCCAAACAATTGAGGCCCAATTTGTACTATAAGAAAATATCGCAAAAGTGGgcgtgcaacaacaaaaagcgacCCACAGTCCAAGGTAGGTGGTGTCGTCACCAACTTGGTAGGGCACACAAAACAATATGTTAACAAACAATTGTATGGGCCAGAGGCCGGATTCGCAGTTCGTATTTATTTCTGATTACTTGTTATGAGACAGTTCTATGTTTCGAAGATCATTTTCAGCGTTGGCTTGAAGAAATTTACCTCATCCTTGCCATACTTGACGCCCCGTGGAGGCTTTGTTGGCGGGGGGGCGTCCATGTAGATGTGGTTGAAAATATAGGGCGGTTCTCCTGGTGAACGATAGTGGCACAAGTTAGCTATGtattaacattttatttccGGTAATTgttcttaaatttgtttgaactgaaaattttgaactcaaaaagaGTTGTTAGTGTTAGATTGTTGAAATCGGGTTTGGGACTTTCTTGTcaaggaaatcctctcctgttacTAAACGGTcaaggaaatcctctcctgctgGGGtcagaacaaaacaaattcacaaaaagaaaaaaaaaatcagcaaaattGGCCTGGcaatcagtgtgaccgcggatttatcgatgaaatataccgcacgacccACAAAATAGAATCGAAATATACCttatcatttttaaaataccacggaaataataaatcattttcctcgattttgatataaTGCTTTCATTAACTACTCCGTGTTCTTTAATTGACACCTTAATTTGAAATGTAATAGATTCTGGATTTTGCTAAAATCAACGAATTATTCCACCATCGATGGTACAAACAATCACTGTACTATCGAAGTTCCGATATATCGGATAAGTCAAATAGCCTGTTTACACTACCTCGCGTTTGCTATCGACGTTCGAATAGTGCGTTTTGAGAACCGCTGATTTATGTGTTTGGTGATGAAAAAGTCAACCAAGTTTTGGATATTAACCACACTATAGGaacaaatggggaaatggaTCAAAGAGAGTTGattccatttatttgtggGTATGGAGACGCAGCCGCAGTGTAAACAGGCTAATAGTATCGATGGTTTGATCAAAGACAATATATAACGGTGAATGGAATAAAAGAATAgagtttatttgatttctttatCAACTTTATTGTGTAACTgtgttgttgcatgttgcatctATTATGCTGAGTGCTTGGTTGACTAAGTTGTAAACACTAAAAATTATGCTAAAAGCCAATGCGATAAACCAGTTTCAGTGAAAACTTGCTCCAAAAAGGTTGTTGCTTGCCTCAAAGCTTGACAGCTGTAAATTGTTCTTTGGtgttttaaattgattttggttttgattgTTTACAAATGTGTAATCTGTGTGTGCCTacttttattataaatactttatATAAGCCGCTTACGTTGTGGTGCTTACGCTATGTAACTTTTATATGTAGTGTATGTATACGATTCCATTTCATTAAAACAGCAACGATTTGGGACTGctcaaaaaaatgtacaaacattGGGTTAAAATAAGTTAGGAAGGAGTCACATTGAGAGTACTTTCATTTAGTTCCTACGTGTTAGGTACAGATTACTAATCGGAGGTATTACAATAGATGATTGCTTCTTCGTAGTTTTTGCAGATGTGTTTAAGTTCGTTTGATTGGAAGATTTACGAGTACGAGATATGAAttctttgctttcgtttcattttcacaGGTGGGATCCTTGGGGGTACATAAGACTAAACCTAGACATCTGCTCAATTTTCATTAGGATGTataatattgttttttttactgCTGTTCAAAGCGATTCGAAGCGAttgctaattaaaattttgcttAAAATGTTGCTCATTTGACTAAGGTAATATGATTGCATCTGGGATGATTGTTGGGCTTTTGTGTATTCACACagatgtttgtttttcgggTCAGACTAAAGATATTTCACTAGTTTAagtaattaaatatgcaattatTGGTAATCTACTAACGCTGCTGAAATGTGGCTCTCGCTGTAGCTGTGGTTCtcgctgtggctgaggctgaagcaATTTGTGTGGTCGAGATTACTCCTTCTTAGGCAACTCACTATTCATAATGCTCAGGCGCCGAATGTTCGGCTTGTCGTAGTCCTCCATGGATATACCACGCGACAGACGTCGTGATCCATTGGCACTCTCAAAGGAGCCCGAGCTGGCGGTGGAGAAGGCGCGTCCGCGATCCACACCCGGCATCACCACCGAGGTTAGCAGACCCTGGCCCTTGCAGAACAGTAGAATGGACTGAGCCACTTTACCGGGCTGAAAGCGATCACAGATCAAATGTACATGAGAGTGTATGCAGGAAGGACAATCCACTGAGTACTCACTGCATCGGCCAGGACATCGCCAGCCCTTTCGATCTTCAGGATAGTTACGCGCTCCTTTTCAACATCGCGATGCAACTTCTCCACCATGGACGCATATGGGCTAAGCATGCCCGTAATCAATATAACATCCACTTTGCAGCCCTTGAGGGTAAGGTCCTTTCGACTATTGGTGGAAAATGTTAATGGGAGTTAAAGGTCATAATGCAGATGCAAACTCACCTCATAAATGCTTTAACGTAGAGTCCCACATTCTTGCTATTCAGCGATCGGTGTAAACGCTTCTGATACTCGGCCACGATCTTGTCCTTGTCCGGGTTCTCGCCAACGATTTGCTATagagtttgttgtttgtttgcgcaGTGTAAGTAAGCAGAACATTTGCATGAGACAGACAGTTGATAAGTTGAGCAAGCgtgaacaaataaaaagccacACTACTTTGATACTACTTTTCCAACACTAATATAACGGCTACAGCGTACAGTCATGCACAAAGATAgacaaaatgcagaaaaacaaaagcaaatgggGAAAGCACTTGAGAGTTTTTGGATAGTTCTTTagaaaatgttggcaaat from Drosophila subobscura isolate 14011-0131.10 chromosome O, UCBerk_Dsub_1.0, whole genome shotgun sequence encodes:
- the LOC117897130 gene encoding exocyst complex component 4 isoform X3 translates to MSAHAADKRASFARRAESLVERVRVMNTIYEKYNINTEKCGDLTVIVQGDLSQQEKRAVFITVHDLGCNHNSFQEFVSSPCMTEIKERSCFIHVDVPGHADNAEALAEGFPFPSLQSLGEDLVTVLDYLHVKYVIGLGEGAGANVLARFGLAHPSRALGLILINATGSAASVLQSFKSKFISWKSDEVAQSAESFLMYHKFGHHWQIVGENPDKDKIVAEYQKRLHRSLNSKNVGLYVKAFMSRKDLTLKGCKVDVILITGMLSPYASMVEKLHRDVEKERVTILKIERAGDVLADAPGKVAQSILLFCKGQGLLTSVVMPGVDRGRAFSTASSGSFESANGSRRLSRGISMEDYDKPNIRRLSIMNREPPYIFNHIYMDAPPPTKPPRGVKYGKDESAGCGFLVNVIKSLGFSETTEERQKEKLKIEQEFKRSDLRLNELVSRHDQQLTLVLPLFSQVSTEVTASRERIHAVKENLGACKRLLQCRRDELKKMWTDAVQHKYVLEMLEQIQELRKVPQRVVSYTAKRQYLHASKALTDALATLNGPLQAVEGLSDLRADLQTRRQQLYQRLHEELVTQVYTNSANEAFSSFQRSNSSRLNSSFTRGIGARRSTDRIEANARVRKALAEMAQCFDLDKAEIIEDADLIYPELSMSYFVAIIVESFGMLHKVPDSLESLRVQIQTELLNVVRHTTHQLSLSATATGDSNPLLMLLEIIFKQFKAIAKTHTLLLKNYLSVGQKYSVVGPQPYDLTDFWAQAQSVLQLLLTDYLDIQNAASDESAQTGFTEPTSNINSYFLRRKVPSAKRSMFKFDKSSHVGSSGSSSSNNEPFKEHRRNASDASVDDNLSAQLGGSGKGSTSGLFPHEKKQREKLMICTPDQNIITKVYLPLMGYIKEIENFMKCKPGQPCSLHDFVDNYIKDSFLSKGHNRNLQLTIESLSKNQDAWRTIISPEEMKALNLSRPLLQSTVMVERRLMETKSLIHDLPCYSEDLLKMVCALLKAYREICQGAYRGIVQPDSEDKRIYSVAWLKDEDISRFLKTLPNWTDLKTSSQRSRSNRKLQRGSFEPSEEESPLQVQQRNIREAEMLTSNLGEGGITQQEILVEISVLKELAILQESMEWFSCRVSEFANDLRRPMVNGLNSVPAECSADITVKDGTIKVMTNLALEFDELANTCLLVLHLEVRVQCFHYLRSKSSVRTNSYVGSKDDILEPDRQVQVLTKRLSEMDEAFSATLHPRKTRYIFEGLAHLASRILIQASNYLEHIDQITVQRMCRNSIALQQTLSNITASREVALDQAKNFYELLCMEPDEILNALLERGTKFSEMQLLNALHLSCKAYSITDANLLASYQQKLSDILGAKPSKGVVV
- the LOC117897130 gene encoding exocyst complex component 4 isoform X8, whose amino-acid sequence is MSAHAADKRASFARRAESLVERVRVMNTIYEKYNINTEKCGDLTVIVQGDLSQQEKRAVFITVHDLGCNHNSFQEFVSSPCMTEIKERSCFIHVDVPGHADNAEALAEGFPFPSLQSLGEDLVTVLDYLHVKYVIGLGEGAGANVLARFGLAHPSRALGLILINATGSAASVLQSFKSKFISWKSDEVAQSAESFLMYHKFGHSAGCGFLVNVIKSLGFSETTEERQKEKLKIEQEFKRSDLRLNELVSRHDQQLTLVLPLFSQVSTEVTASRERIHAVKENLGACKRLLQCRRDELKKMWTDAVQHKYVLEMLEQIQELRKVPQRVVSYTAKRQYLHASKALTDALATLNGPLQAVEGLSDLRADLQTRRQQLYQRLHEELVTQVYTNSANEAFSSFQRSNSSRLNSSFTRGIGARRSTDRIEANARVRKALAEMAQCFDLDKAEIIEDADLIYPELSMSYFVAIIVESFGMLHKVPDSLESLRVQIQTELLNVVRHTTHQLSLSATATGDSNPLLMLLEIIFKQFKAIAKTHTLLLKNYLSVGQKYSVVGPQPYDLTDFWAQAQSVLQLLLTDYLDIQNAASDESAQTGFTEPTSNINSYFLRRKVPSAKRSMFKFDKSSHVGSSGSSSSNNEPFKEHRRNASDASVDDNLSAQLGGSGKGSTSGLFPHEKKQREKLMICTPDQNIITKVYLPLMGYIKEIENFMKCKPGQPCSLHDFVDNYIKDSFLSKGHNRNLQLTIESLSKNQDAWRTIISPEEMKALNLSRPLLQSTVMVERRLMETKSLIHDLPCYSEDLLKMVCALLKAYREICQGAYRGIVQPDSEDKRIYSVAWLKDEDISRFLKTLPNWTDLKTSSQRSRSNRKLQRGSFEPSEEESPLQVQQRNIREAEMLTSNLGEGGITQQEILVEISVLKELAILQESMEWFSCRVSEFANDLRRPMVNGLNSVPAECSADITVKDGTIKVMTNLALEFDELANTCLLVLHLEVRVQCFHYLRSKSSVRTNSYVGSKDDILEPDRQVQVLTKRLSEMDEAFSATLHPRKTRYIFEGLAHLASRILIQASNYLEHIDQITVQRMCRNSIALQQTLSNITASREVALDQAKNFYELLCMEPDEILNALLERGTKFSEMQLLNALHLSCKAYSITDANLLASYQQKLSDILGAKPSKGVVV